One window of Acropora palmata chromosome 1, jaAcrPala1.3, whole genome shotgun sequence genomic DNA carries:
- the LOC141879014 gene encoding uncharacterized protein LOC141879014, with protein MAAFIACTILISLGYFIGLKKCVLQPSTALRFLGYICDSLKQAFILPQDKRAKFASLRDSILAHKAVSLKNLQKFAGKTTSFALLVPAAKLFSIEAYRAISRCSKASTSQLRITKDLRKELLHWRFLDSWEGFLPWRDERHFQLTLFSDTSFSGWGACLKLPGEAPVEARGYWDETSRGYHIAAKETRALFNAVQCLLAQSFNARVDVFVDNKVLLDSWEKQISKSPIISDTLKDLFLFTMAHNLSLSLHYVPSHLNPAHQPSRVLSDLDCTLSQDRWKRIDTTFGPHTIDLMALPSNVRHNRSGNPLPFFSPFPCPQSAGTNAFAQSIARQENAYLFPPFLLIGPLFRFLESQSCTFTIIVPDISPRKYWWPLVFCRASCAYKLASRGFYSQQNQVLRLGRHALSNGIFGLSEFMAHELR; from the coding sequence ATGGCAGCTTTCATTGCTTGTACAATCCTCATTTCCTTGGGATATTTCATCGGTCTCAAGAAATGCGTGCTCCAGCCCTCCACCGCTCTCAGATTCCTGGGTTATATTTGTGATTCGCTTAAGCAGGCATTTATCCTTCCACAAGACAAACGCGCCAAATTTGCTTCACTTCGAGATTCCATCCTCGCTCACAAAGCGGTGTCGTtaaaaaacttgcaaaaatttgCAGGTAAAACTACATCATTTGCTTTATTGGTTCCTGCGGCCAAGCTATTTTCTATCGAAGCATACCGGGCTATTTCCCGCTGCTCCAAAGCGTCCACATCACAGCTCCGTATCACCAAGGATCTCCGCAAAGAGTTGTTACATTGGAGATTCTTAGATTCTTGGGAAGGTTTCCTTCCCTGGAGGGACGAGCGTCACTTTCAACTTACGCTATTTTCCGATACTTCCTTTTCTGGCTGGGGTGCTTGTCTCAAACTCCCAGGGGAGGCGCCTGTAGAGGCTCGTGGGTACTGGGACGAGACCAGTCGCGGATACCATATTGCGGCCAAGGAAACCCGGGCCCTTTTCAACGCTGTTCAGTGCCTTCTTGCCCAGTCCTTCAACGCCAGAGTCGACGTCTTCGTGGACAACAAAGTGCTTCTGGATAGCTGGGAAAAACAGATTTCCAAATCCCCTATCATCTCAGATACCCTCAaagatttatttcttttcaccaTGGCTCACAACCTTTCCTTATCCTTACATTACGTGCCATCTCATCTTAATCCGGCACATCAACCCTCGCGAGTTTTGTCTGACCTCGACTGCACGCTCAGTCAAGATAGGTGGAAACGGATAGACACCACGTTCGGTCCTCATACCATCGATTTGATGGCCCTTCCTTCTAACGTGCGCCACAATCGGTCTGGGAATCCCCTCCCTTTCTTTTCTCCGTTCCCGTGTCCACAATCAGCCGGCACTAATGCGTTTGCGCAAAGCATCGCAAGACAGGAAAACGCGTACTTGTTCCCTCCCTTTTTGCTCATTGGCCCACTCTTCAGGTTTTTGGAGTCTCAGTCCTGTACTTTCACTATTATAGTGCCTGACATTTCCCCTAGGAAGTACTGGTGGCCCCTGGTTTTTTGTCGAGCATCGTGTGCGTACAAGCTAGCCTCCAGGGGCTTTTATTCCCAACAAAATCAGGTTCTTCGCCTTGGGCGCCACGCCCTCTCCAATGGGATCTTTGGGCTTTCCGAATTCATGGCTCATGAACTACGTTAA